The Chryseolinea soli genome contains a region encoding:
- the traM gene encoding conjugative transposon protein TraM produces MKTHSQQFLQQRRFYMVLPLLVLPFITMIFWALGGGKGGEVQAQPVKSGLNMELPGAHFTKEDELWDKFSLYEQAKRDSLKMEEAKRNDPYYVMATLEGVNSSDTIPGESNLNTSLGTKDRYTQIDRDEKEITKKLELLTKQLKSEESRPLPAPASLTTTTPVEQLPTEPSIASEDVRQLEKMMQMMNEENSSDPEMQQMDGMLEKILDIQHPDRVRERIREQSLLHQQQVYRVETTPQADNISIMGNSPASLTTTDSIVTTPMAVSTQSQVGFYGLSDETGLESEEPNAIDAVIHDTQTVVAGSTVKMRLLADVYIHGELIEQGQFIYGVCSISGERLTIQITSIRDEHSLFPVALDAFDLDGLPGIYIPGAISRDVAKQATSQGIQDIQMYSMDNSLGVQAATAGIEAAKGLFSKKVKLIKVTLKAGYQILLKDKNASRV; encoded by the coding sequence ATGAAAACGCATTCACAACAATTCTTACAACAACGCAGGTTCTATATGGTACTTCCGCTTCTGGTGCTTCCATTTATCACGATGATCTTCTGGGCACTGGGAGGCGGCAAAGGCGGGGAAGTGCAAGCTCAGCCAGTAAAGTCTGGACTAAATATGGAATTGCCCGGAGCACACTTTACAAAGGAAGATGAACTATGGGACAAGTTCAGTCTCTACGAACAGGCCAAACGCGACTCGCTGAAAATGGAGGAAGCAAAACGAAACGATCCTTACTATGTCATGGCCACACTGGAAGGCGTCAATAGCAGCGATACGATTCCGGGAGAGAGCAACCTCAACACATCACTCGGCACAAAGGACCGCTATACACAAATCGATCGGGACGAGAAAGAGATTACCAAAAAGCTTGAATTGCTGACAAAGCAATTGAAGTCGGAAGAGTCTAGGCCGTTACCGGCACCAGCGTCATTAACCACTACTACTCCGGTTGAACAATTACCGACAGAACCCAGCATTGCTTCCGAAGATGTCAGGCAGCTCGAAAAGATGATGCAGATGATGAATGAGGAAAATTCGAGCGATCCCGAAATGCAGCAAATGGATGGGATGCTCGAAAAGATTCTTGACATCCAGCACCCGGATCGTGTAAGGGAGCGAATCAGGGAACAAAGCCTGCTCCATCAGCAGCAGGTTTACAGGGTAGAGACTACTCCCCAAGCCGATAATATCTCCATCATGGGCAACAGTCCCGCATCCCTTACCACTACGGATTCAATAGTGACCACACCGATGGCGGTAAGTACGCAAAGTCAGGTTGGCTTCTACGGACTGAGCGATGAAACCGGCTTAGAGTCCGAAGAACCAAACGCAATTGACGCAGTCATCCATGACACGCAAACGGTCGTTGCCGGCTCAACTGTCAAAATGAGGTTGCTCGCAGATGTATATATCCATGGAGAGCTCATTGAACAGGGTCAGTTCATATATGGTGTATGTTCCATTAGTGGAGAACGACTGACTATTCAAATCACTTCCATACGTGATGAACATTCCCTGTTTCCTGTTGCATTGGACGCATTTGATTTGGACGGCTTACCCGGCATCTATATTCCAGGAGCCATTTCGCGAGATGTAGCCAAGCAAGCCACAAGTCAGGGTATTCAAGACATTCAAATGTATTCTATGGACAATTCGCTTGGAGTTCAAGCCGCGACAGCAGGCATTGAAGCTGCGAAGGGTCTGTTCAGCAAAAAGGTCAAGTTGATCAAAGTCACACTCAAGGCAGGATACCAGATCCTGCTAAAAGATAAAAACGCATCGAGGGTCTAA
- the traK gene encoding conjugative transposon protein TraK, whose translation MFQQLKNIDTAFSHVRLFTLAIILACVFICCYTVYKSYALITSTQQRIYILSNGKALEAYSAERKDNVPVEARDHVKMFHHYFFTLDPDDKMIQGNVSKALYLADISAKQQYDNLRENRYYSNIISGNISQTIETDSISIDLNSYPYHFAYYSKLRILRATSIVIRSLITEGHLRNVARSDNNSHGFLIERWNTLENKDIKTINR comes from the coding sequence ATGTTTCAGCAACTCAAAAATATTGACACTGCCTTCAGCCATGTTCGCCTCTTCACACTGGCAATCATACTGGCTTGCGTATTCATCTGCTGCTATACGGTGTACAAGAGCTACGCACTCATCACCAGCACGCAGCAACGAATTTACATTCTCTCCAATGGCAAAGCATTGGAAGCCTATTCCGCTGAGAGAAAGGATAACGTGCCGGTCGAAGCCCGCGACCATGTTAAAATGTTTCATCACTACTTCTTTACGCTCGATCCGGACGACAAGATGATTCAGGGAAACGTCAGCAAGGCCTTATACCTGGCGGACATCTCGGCAAAACAGCAGTACGATAATTTGAGAGAGAATCGGTACTACTCCAATATCATTTCAGGTAACATTAGTCAGACTATTGAAACCGACAGCATATCCATCGACCTTAATAGCTACCCGTATCACTTCGCCTACTACTCCAAACTCCGGATTCTGCGAGCTACTTCCATTGTCATCCGTAGCCTGATCACTGAGGGACATTTACGAAACGTAGCACGATCCGACAATAACTCTCATGGATTCCTGATCGAGCGATGGAACACACTGGAAAATAAGGACATCAAAACCATTAACCGATAA
- the traJ gene encoding conjugative transposon protein TraJ, whose protein sequence is MKDRFLKTAVIAVTGILFPLFSSAQTFAGEIHSMQSVLDQLYEDMIPLCYQLIGVGQGIAGFAALWYIASRVWRNIANAEPIDFYPLLRPFAIGLAILLFPSVLAVINGVLQPTVTGTAAMVTNSNNAIEYLLEEREKAIQNTTSWQLFGDEGTHGKWYKYENPEGGDEDPDLLSNGLKFLMAKTAYGIKNLIKQWLSEILEIVYEAAALCINTLRTFYLIVLAILGPLVFGLSVFDGLQNTLTVWIARYINVFLWLPVANIFGSIIGKVQENMLKIDMQQIERYGDTFFSAADTAYIIFLIIGIIGYFTVPSVASYIVHAGGNNTLLHKATNLFGGATSSSASMVSSTAGSVASSFKSTSANQEKASAAKSEGSNSSNGFMRDKLSGNKS, encoded by the coding sequence ATGAAAGACAGGTTTTTAAAGACCGCCGTCATCGCGGTCACGGGAATACTATTTCCACTGTTTTCCAGCGCACAAACATTCGCAGGAGAAATTCACAGCATGCAGAGTGTACTCGACCAGCTGTACGAGGACATGATCCCCTTATGCTATCAGCTCATCGGTGTAGGCCAGGGCATCGCGGGTTTCGCAGCCCTTTGGTACATCGCCTCGCGCGTATGGCGTAACATCGCGAACGCCGAGCCTATCGACTTCTATCCATTGCTTCGTCCTTTCGCCATAGGACTTGCTATACTGCTGTTCCCCTCAGTACTCGCGGTGATCAATGGTGTGCTGCAACCAACCGTGACAGGCACAGCCGCCATGGTAACCAATTCAAATAATGCCATTGAATATCTGCTCGAAGAAAGGGAGAAAGCTATTCAAAACACAACTTCATGGCAACTGTTTGGTGATGAAGGAACGCACGGCAAGTGGTATAAATATGAAAACCCAGAGGGTGGTGACGAAGATCCTGATTTGTTAAGCAATGGATTGAAATTCCTGATGGCCAAGACGGCCTATGGAATCAAGAATCTCATCAAGCAATGGCTTTCCGAGATACTCGAGATTGTATACGAAGCGGCAGCGCTTTGTATCAATACACTTCGAACGTTTTACCTTATCGTACTGGCTATCCTGGGACCATTGGTGTTCGGCCTGTCGGTATTTGATGGGCTTCAAAATACACTCACCGTTTGGATCGCCCGGTACATCAATGTCTTCCTTTGGCTGCCAGTCGCCAACATCTTCGGGAGTATCATCGGCAAGGTGCAGGAGAACATGCTCAAGATTGATATGCAGCAAATTGAGCGGTATGGAGATACCTTCTTTAGTGCTGCTGATACGGCATATATCATCTTTCTCATCATCGGTATCATCGGCTATTTCACTGTGCCTTCCGTGGCAAGCTATATCGTTCATGCCGGGGGGAATAATACACTACTGCACAAGGCAACAAATCTTTTTGGCGGTGCTACAAGTAGTTCTGCTTCCATGGTCTCTTCAACAGCCGGTAGCGTTGCGAGCTCCTTCAAATCAACTTCAGCCAATCAGGAAAAAGCATCCGCAGCAAAAAGCGAAGGATCAAACTCATCCAATGGCTTTATGCGCGACAAGCTTTCTGGCAATAAATCATAA
- a CDS encoding TerB family tellurite resistance protein, which yields MKRIKILMVVVITMINIRLAIGQAQEIQQLVLNYTKLKQLEEILDNMYKGYKILTKGYNTIKDISEGNFNLHRTFLDGLYAVSPVVRQYKRIPLIIQYQEMIVKEYKRAYEVFRNDPNLTVREIKYLNNVYSYLFKQSLRNLDELITIVTASKIRMSDEERIKSIDRIYLEMEEKVIFLKVFNGNTKILVIERAKARHEVNTNKKLHGIAP from the coding sequence ATGAAAAGGATAAAAATACTTATGGTGGTTGTCATCACAATGATCAACATCCGTTTGGCAATTGGGCAGGCGCAGGAAATACAGCAGCTTGTTCTGAACTATACCAAGCTTAAACAGCTGGAAGAGATTCTGGATAACATGTACAAGGGATATAAAATACTAACCAAGGGATACAACACCATCAAAGACATATCGGAAGGTAACTTCAATTTGCACCGGACATTTCTGGATGGATTATACGCGGTTAGTCCCGTAGTCCGGCAATATAAACGAATACCCCTAATCATTCAGTATCAGGAAATGATTGTCAAGGAGTATAAGCGGGCATACGAGGTATTTCGAAACGATCCCAACCTGACGGTAAGAGAAATCAAATACCTCAACAACGTATACAGCTACCTCTTCAAGCAGAGTTTGCGCAATCTGGATGAACTCATCACCATCGTAACGGCCTCCAAGATACGCATGAGTGATGAGGAACGAATCAAATCCATTGACAGAATTTATCTCGAAATGGAAGAGAAGGTAATTTTTCTAAAGGTATTTAACGGTAACACGAAAATACTGGTGATAGAGCGGGCTAAGGCCCGGCATGAAGTCAACACAAATAAGAAACTCCACGGAATAGCTCCTTAA
- a CDS encoding conjugal transfer protein TraI, with product MQWIRLKLFVLIIAIVCLTATPTKDAHAVIPIVAIIKKAVIQVIKAFDLMIQRLQTKTIWLQNAQKVLENKLSELKLTEIAEWTEKHRKIYEIYYDELWQIKNTLAAYQRIKQVIEKQKRIITEYNRAWNLVKQDNHFTEREIDYMYRVYKGILNESMRNLDQLVLVINSYKTKMTDAQRLAIIMQTGERIEQNLMDLLEFNMHTYQLSISRAKTQNEIDRVKKIYGLKNE from the coding sequence ATGCAATGGATCAGACTAAAACTCTTTGTCCTGATAATCGCGATCGTATGCCTTACCGCCACGCCAACGAAAGACGCGCATGCCGTCATTCCGATTGTAGCGATCATCAAAAAAGCAGTGATCCAAGTCATCAAGGCATTTGACCTGATGATTCAGCGGCTACAGACAAAGACGATCTGGCTTCAGAATGCGCAGAAGGTACTGGAAAATAAATTGTCCGAACTAAAGCTCACCGAAATTGCCGAGTGGACCGAGAAGCACCGAAAGATCTATGAAATCTATTATGATGAATTGTGGCAAATCAAAAACACACTGGCTGCCTATCAGCGAATCAAACAGGTTATCGAAAAACAGAAACGGATTATTACCGAATACAATCGCGCATGGAATCTGGTGAAACAGGATAATCATTTTACCGAACGGGAGATCGATTACATGTATCGTGTTTACAAGGGCATCCTCAATGAAAGCATGCGAAACCTGGATCAGCTGGTGCTGGTCATCAATTCATACAAAACCAAAATGACAGATGCGCAGCGTCTCGCCATTATCATGCAAACCGGTGAGCGGATTGAACAGAATCTGATGGATCTGCTGGAATTCAATATGCATACCTATCAGCTCAGTATCAGCAGGGCGAAGACGCAGAATGAGATCGATCGGGTGAAAAAAATATACGGCCTGAAAAATGAATAG
- a CDS encoding TraG family conjugative transposon ATPase gives MSQSIPLLKTFPIYKVEHDCILSKQGDITLAYEAFLPEIFTLSNQDYEAFHQVWIKAIKVLPKNAVFHKQDWFFSQKHKADFENTDLSFLSRSSERFFNERPFLQHKCYIMLTQKAMDRKQSSSMFSNLLRSSIVPQETINPLRTQEFLDCAGQFERILSDSGFVKLNRIDNDQLAGTARSAGLLERYCFLLAEDEAPMIKDIHFKDGLKIGDQYCQLYALSDVEDLPGLCGSRINFDKYSSDKTKFSIGFASPLGQLLSCNHIYNQYILIEDVQKTIKLLEAKRLRLQSLSTYSRENAISRDATSDFLNEAIGSQRQPVKAHFNVMVWTDNKSDLKELKTQVSSALAQMDAVAKQEMDGAPQIFWAGIPGNEADFPMNDTFDTFAEQATCFLNLETSYRSSISPVGIRMGDRLTGKPVHVDISDEPVKRGIITNRNKFILGPSGSGKSFFTNHMVRSYYEQGTHIVLVDVGHSYKGLCDLVNGYYFTYTETSPIRFNPFYISEGDILDTEKKESIKTLLLALAKKDDETFSRSEYVALSISLQMYYDKLAKNKKLFPCFNTYYEFVRDEFVKVLKDDKVKDKDFDVENFLYVLRPYYKGGEFDYLLNASENLDLLTERFIVFELDNIKDHPILFPVVTIIIMEVFISKMRKLKGIRKMILIEEAWKAIAKEGMAEYIKYLFKTVRKFYGEAIVVTQEVEDIISSPVVKQAIINNSDCKILLDQSKYQNKFDQIQELLGLTDKEKALVLSINKSNDPSRRYKEVFISLGGVLSKVYATEVSLEEYLAYTTEESEKMKVQAYTKKWGGDIRKGIAALANDIRLGNAA, from the coding sequence ATGTCACAAAGTATTCCATTGCTCAAAACATTTCCCATCTATAAAGTAGAACACGACTGCATTCTCTCCAAACAGGGAGACATCACGCTTGCCTACGAAGCATTCCTGCCGGAAATATTCACACTCTCTAACCAGGACTATGAAGCCTTTCACCAGGTGTGGATTAAGGCCATTAAGGTTCTTCCAAAGAACGCAGTTTTCCATAAGCAGGATTGGTTCTTTTCTCAAAAACACAAAGCGGATTTTGAAAATACCGATCTCTCTTTTCTGTCCCGTTCTAGCGAACGTTTTTTTAACGAACGCCCATTCCTGCAACACAAATGCTACATTATGCTTACACAGAAAGCAATGGACCGGAAACAGTCGAGCTCCATGTTTTCAAATCTTCTTCGAAGCAGCATTGTGCCACAAGAGACCATCAATCCATTGCGCACACAGGAGTTCCTGGACTGTGCCGGTCAGTTCGAACGCATTCTTTCCGACAGCGGCTTTGTAAAGCTGAATCGGATTGATAACGATCAGCTTGCCGGAACCGCGCGAAGTGCAGGACTACTCGAACGATACTGCTTTTTACTGGCAGAAGACGAAGCCCCCATGATCAAGGATATTCATTTCAAAGACGGACTTAAAATCGGTGATCAATATTGCCAGCTCTATGCACTCTCGGATGTGGAAGATCTTCCTGGTCTTTGCGGATCACGCATCAACTTCGACAAGTATTCTTCAGATAAAACCAAATTCAGCATCGGCTTTGCCTCACCACTCGGCCAGCTTCTTTCCTGCAACCATATCTACAATCAGTACATTCTTATTGAAGATGTGCAGAAGACCATAAAGCTATTGGAAGCCAAGCGTCTTCGCCTCCAATCGCTTTCCACCTATTCCAGGGAAAATGCCATCAGCCGGGATGCGACCAGTGACTTTTTAAATGAAGCCATTGGTTCACAGCGTCAGCCTGTGAAGGCACACTTCAACGTCATGGTGTGGACCGATAACAAGAGCGATCTCAAGGAACTCAAAACACAGGTCTCTTCGGCATTGGCACAGATGGATGCCGTAGCCAAACAGGAAATGGACGGGGCTCCACAGATTTTCTGGGCAGGTATCCCTGGCAACGAAGCGGACTTTCCAATGAATGATACCTTCGACACGTTTGCTGAGCAAGCTACTTGTTTTCTTAACCTGGAAACTTCTTACCGCTCTTCCATTAGTCCGGTAGGAATACGCATGGGGGATCGTCTTACCGGCAAACCGGTTCACGTGGACATTTCCGATGAGCCGGTCAAGAGGGGGATCATCACCAACCGGAACAAGTTTATCCTGGGTCCCTCCGGAAGTGGAAAATCATTCTTCACCAATCACATGGTGCGATCCTACTACGAGCAAGGAACTCACATTGTACTGGTGGACGTAGGACATTCCTACAAAGGTCTCTGTGATCTGGTCAACGGCTATTATTTCACCTACACGGAAACAAGTCCGATCAGGTTCAATCCGTTTTACATTTCAGAAGGCGATATACTCGACACTGAGAAAAAGGAAAGCATTAAAACGTTGCTGCTGGCCCTGGCCAAGAAGGACGATGAAACATTTAGTCGCTCTGAATATGTCGCGCTGTCCATTTCCCTTCAGATGTATTACGATAAGCTAGCCAAGAACAAAAAGCTATTTCCCTGTTTCAATACATACTATGAATTCGTACGCGATGAATTTGTCAAAGTCCTCAAGGACGACAAGGTCAAAGACAAAGACTTTGATGTTGAAAACTTCCTTTACGTACTGCGTCCGTACTACAAGGGAGGTGAGTTCGATTACCTCCTGAATGCAAGTGAAAACCTTGATCTGCTCACGGAACGCTTTATCGTCTTTGAGCTCGACAACATCAAAGACCATCCGATTCTTTTCCCGGTGGTAACAATCATCATCATGGAGGTCTTTATTTCCAAGATGCGCAAGCTCAAAGGGATCCGGAAAATGATTCTCATTGAAGAAGCCTGGAAGGCGATCGCAAAGGAGGGAATGGCTGAATACATCAAATACCTGTTCAAGACCGTGCGCAAGTTCTATGGCGAAGCCATTGTCGTGACGCAGGAAGTCGAAGACATTATCAGTTCACCGGTGGTGAAACAAGCCATCATCAACAACTCCGATTGTAAAATATTGCTGGACCAAAGCAAGTACCAAAACAAGTTTGACCAGATACAGGAACTGCTGGGACTTACCGACAAAGAGAAAGCGTTGGTGCTTTCCATCAACAAAAGCAATGACCCCTCACGTAGATACAAGGAAGTGTTTATTAGTCTGGGTGGAGTGCTTTCGAAAGTATATGCCACTGAGGTATCGCTCGAAGAGTACCTGGCTTACACCACTGAGGAGTCGGAGAAAATGAAAGTGCAGGCCTATACCAAAAAATGGGGCGGTGATATCCGTAAAGGAATTGCTGCGCTGGCCAATGACATTCGTTTAGGAAACGCAGCTTAA
- a CDS encoding DUF4133 domain-containing protein codes for MNSVYKINKGINKPIEFKGLKAQYIGYLGAGIVLLLVVFAVLYIAGVNMFVCLGIIALLGTLLFIGIYKLSDSYGQHGLLKRLARRNIPDSLVGNTRTLFIQLKKM; via the coding sequence ATGAATAGTGTATACAAAATCAACAAAGGCATCAACAAGCCTATTGAATTCAAAGGCTTGAAAGCCCAATACATTGGATACCTCGGTGCAGGCATAGTGCTGCTACTGGTGGTGTTCGCGGTACTCTACATCGCTGGAGTAAACATGTTTGTCTGTCTGGGAATCATTGCCCTTCTCGGAACACTGCTTTTCATTGGCATCTATAAACTCAGCGACAGCTACGGGCAACACGGCCTTTTAAAACGGCTTGCCCGCAGAAACATCCCCGACAGTCTGGTTGGGAACACCCGGACTCTTTTTATCCAACTCAAAAAAATGTAA